In one window of Gossypium arboreum isolate Shixiya-1 chromosome 4, ASM2569848v2, whole genome shotgun sequence DNA:
- the LOC108460972 gene encoding uncharacterized protein At5g19025-like, with translation MVYFHRSISVCNSVDLISPMANSGNSSDLMMNPKSASSKGNFCKKQKVFNPPSCLKIPSCERSRSAAVDVVILIAVIAAFGILLFPTIKCVSLKVIEFIEAAYDLVRDEMMISPMIYGSIGLGFSCSAIAAWILLLCTTRKCGNPHCKGLNKATEFDIQLETEECVKNLSPTVKDGVSKGLLQLLHNHHKELEAELKKLAPVNGRAVLVFRAKCGCSIGRLEVPGLKKQRKIKK, from the coding sequence ATGGTATATTTCCATAGATCAATCTCCGTCTGCAATTCGGTTGACCTGATTTCTCCAATGGCAAATTCTGGGAATTCAAGTGATCTCATGATGAACCCCAAATCAGcgtcatcaaagggcaatttttgtAAGAAACAAAAGGTATTCAATCCACCAAGTTGTTTAAAAATCCCCTCTTGTGAAAGATCAAGATCTGCTGCCGTTGATGTTGTAATCTTAATTGCTGTGATTGCTGCTTTTGGAATCTTGTTGTTTCCAACTATAAAATGCGTATCTTTGAAAGTGATTGAATTCATTGAAGCTGCATATGATTTGGTTAGAGATGAAATGATGATATCTCCAATGATATATGGTTCCATAGGACTTGGTTTTTCTTGTTCTGCAATAGCTGCTTGGATTTTGCTTCTTTGTACAACTAGAAAATGTGGGAACCCTCACTGTAAAGGGCTTAATAAGGCCACCGAATTCGATATTCAGTTGGAAACCGAGGAGTGTGTTAAGAACTTGAGCCCTACAGTTAAAGATGGTGTTTCCAAAGGACTTCTCCAATTGCTGCACAATCATCATAAGGAATTGGAAGCCGAGTTAAAGAAGCTGGCACCGGTTAATGGAAGAGCAGTGCTTGTGTTTCGAGCTAAATGTGGATGTTCCATTGGCAGATTGGAGGTTCCGGGACTGAAGAAGCAAAGAAAGATCAAGAAATAG
- the LOC108459816 gene encoding E3 ubiquitin-protein ligase MPSR1-like yields MEAIARKKVEEGYDCSICLEKFKEEEEGSEMPCKHVFHFDCVEKWLRINRSCPVCRFVMPGEEGESSGSGEGSSNLGILGSGNQEIVQSVVRVSSLANLIALAMTASGLRSEQ; encoded by the coding sequence ATGGAAGCAATTGCGAGGAAAAAAGTGGAAGAAGGGTACGATTGTTCGATTTGTTTGGAAAAGTTtaaagaggaagaagaaggaaGTGAGATGCCATGCAAGCATGTGTTTCATTTCGATTGTGTTGAAAAGTGGCTGCGCATCAATCGGTCCTGCCCGGTTTGTCGGTTTGTGATGCCGGGTGAGGAGGGTGAAAGCAGCGGCAGCGGTGAGGGCAGTAGTAATTTGGGAATATTGGGATCGGGAAATCAGGAGATTGTACAGTCGGTTGTAAGAGTATCTAGCCTGGCTAATTTGATAGCATTAGCAATGACGGCTTCAGGTCTGAGGTCGGAACAATGA